In the Methanofervidicoccus abyssi genome, TGTCCTGTAGATGCTATAAAACTTATAGTAGAGTAAAGGTGATACGATGAAGTTTATATTGAATACGGGAAGAACTATCTGGCAGGGGGAGGCCATAGAAGCAGGGAAAAACCTCGAGATGTACAGAAAGGCAGCAGCAGTTTGCTATATAAATAAAGAGGATATGGAAAAGTTAGGCCTAAAAGATGGAGATACTGTAAAGGTAATATCAGAGTATGGAGACGTTGTAGTCTACGCAAAGGAAGCAAGTGAGCATATGCCTGAAGGTATGGTCTTTATACCTATGGGTCCTTGGGCAAATAGTGTAAGCTCACCTAAAACTGACAGTACTGGAATGCCATCTTTTAAGGATGTACCTGTTGAGATAGTAAAGGCTGAGGGGGAGAAGGTTCTCTCTATGAGTGAACTGATGAGAAAGAAGTACATAGAAAGGGATTAACTTTGAGGTGATCTAGATGGAATACATCATAAAGAATGGGATTGTATTTGATCCCTTAAATAGGATAGACGGAGAAAAGATGGACATCTGTATAAAGGACGGCGTAATTGTAGAATCTGTATCTAAGGATGCTAAAGAAATAGACGCCAGTGGATGTGTAGTAATGCCTGGAGGTATAGACTCCCATACTCACATTGCAGGACCTAAGGTAAATACTGGAAGATTGATGAGGCCAGAGGACAGTTATAGAGATATTTATTACAAAAAAGGGTTGAAACCAGGTACTGGGTTTTCCATCCCTTCAACCTATAAAACAGGTTACCAATACTGTGAGATGGGATATACTACTGTAATAGAAGCTGCAATGCCTCCACTGAAGGCAAAACATGTCCATGATGAATTTGTAGATACTCCCCAGATAGACAAAGGAGCGTTAACACTATTTGGTAATAACTGGATAGTTATGAAGTATCTTAAGGAGAAAGAATATGAACTATGTGCTGCCTACGTAGCTTGGGTTTTGAGGAATGTAAAGGGGTTTGCCATAAAGATAGTAAACCCAGCTGGAACTGAAGCCTGGGGATGGGGAAAAAACGTCC is a window encoding:
- the fwdD gene encoding tungsten-dependent formylmethanofuran dehydrogenase subunit FwdD; amino-acid sequence: MKFILNTGRTIWQGEAIEAGKNLEMYRKAAAVCYINKEDMEKLGLKDGDTVKVISEYGDVVVYAKEASEHMPEGMVFIPMGPWANSVSSPKTDSTGMPSFKDVPVEIVKAEGEKVLSMSELMRKKYIERD